From Brachionichthys hirsutus isolate HB-005 chromosome 16, CSIRO-AGI_Bhir_v1, whole genome shotgun sequence, a single genomic window includes:
- the LOC137905599 gene encoding ral guanine nucleotide dissociation stimulator-like 1 — MGKWEITMKPVQEWGEVCEGGAVYGVTLRREPVPSSDPSDKSPCSAFVQYRTSMVRRLKAATLDLLVSHLLDPGCQEPDYSRIFLSTYRTFTATSNLIELLFQRENAASALDNGECYRSPLVAFVQTWLDEYSEDFRDPPLHSALRLLLDHLAISAAVHDRLRSRPSFSSLAAQAEALLQKGVSPPPDIEKVTTSAPAQLDLDEEASSDEDSGSETSMGQSGIMDFSAAAIAEQLTRMDSALFVKVVPFQCLGCVWSQRDKKENMSPTIRATITQFNSVTNQVIVSLLCQPPDASSSPTSSRRPPPAPAQRARVIEKWIGVAQECRLLKNFSSLKAILSALQSNAVSRLRKTWAIVSRDGMATFDNLLETFPDDNCVLSNRELLLESTSGGVVPYLGTYLTVFTMLDTALPDTVKGGLINFEKRRREFDVLSQIRVLQASCSHRNLPHHSRIAAWLRGHTLLTDQESYELSKQLEPPADVCSPTSRGHCTLTQKFSFLLSVRGASKKVPADQISVASSGSSGSDMEDLSSPSSACSLGLQSFHSSYSNVSEVLSSSTSSLLCSTPASSIDSPTSSVSTSDSLTELCPAAASCSGARVSPPPKRSVSMTSLPAYNRQMDDSCIVRVSVDLGHNDGNMYKSILLTSQDKTAHVIQRALEKHHLEHLNLQDFTLMQVISQQRELLIPDKANVFYAMSTMANFDFVLRKTSQGQKKPLRATSSLGQDTK; from the exons ATGGGGAAGTGGGAGATAACGATG AAACCTGTTCAGGAATGGGGTGAGGTGTGCGAGGGCGGTGCAGTTTACGGGGTCACTCTCCGCCGGGAGCCTGTCCCCTCCTCCGACCCCAGCGACAAGAGCCcgtgctctgccttcgtccagTACCGAACGTCCATGGTGCGCCGTCTGAAGGCGGCGACCTTGGACCTGCTTGTCAGCCACCTCCTTGACCCAGGCTGCCAGGAGCCGGACTACAGCAGGATCTTTCTCTCCACATACAGAACCTTTACCGCCACCTCCAACCTCATTGAGCTGCTCTTCCAGAG AGAGAATGCTGCCTCAGCGCTGGACAACGGAGAATGCTACAGGAG TCCTCTGGTGGCTTTTGTCCAGACGTGGTTGGATGAATACAGCGAGGATTTCCGAGATCCTCCCCTGCACTCTGCTctcaggctgctgctggaccaCCTGGCGATCAGCGCCGCCGTTCACGACCGCCTGCGCAGCCGGCCCAGCTTCAGCTCCCTGGCTGCGCAGGCGGAGGCGCTGCTCCAGAAAGGTGTTTCCCCACCGCCTGATATCGAAA AAGTGACCACAAGCGCCCCGGCGCAGCTGGACCTGGATGAGGAGGCGTCTAGTGATGAAGATTCCGGCAGTGAAACCTCCATGGGTCAAAGTGGCATCATGGACTTCTCTGCTGCGGCCATCGCTGAACAACTCACCCGGATGGACTCC GCTTTGTTTGTCAAAGTGGTGCCTTTTCAGTGTCTGGGCTGCGTGTGGTCCCAAAGAGACAAGAAGGAAAACATGTCCCCCACCATCCGAGCCACCATTACCCAATTCAACTCCGTTACCAACCAGGTGATCGTGTCCTTGCTGTGCCAGCCACCTGACGCCTCCTCCAGTCCCACCTCCTCCCGCCGGCCTCCCCCCGCACCCGCTCAGAGGGCCCGTGTCATCGAGAAGTGGATCGGCGTAGCGCAG GAATGCCGTCTTCTGAAGAACTTCTCTTCTCTCAAGGCCATCCTGTCGGCCCTTCAGTCTAACGCTGTTTCCAGGCTGAGAAAGACCTGGGCTATTGTCAGCAG GGACGGCATGGCCACATTCGATAACCTCTTGGAAACCTTCCCCGATGACAACTGTGTTCTGAGCAACAGGGAACTCCTGCTGGAg AGCACCTCCGGTGGAGTGGTTCCCTACTTGGGCACCTACCTGACCGTCTTCACCATGCTGGACACGGCCCTGCCGGACACCGTCAAG ggtggACTCATAAACTTTGAGAAAAGGAGGCGG gagtTCGATGTGCTGTCTCAGATCCGTGTGCTGCAAGCCTCCTGCTCCCACCGCAACCTGCCCCATCACTCCAGGATCGCTGCCTGGCTGCGGGGGCACACGCTGCTCACTGACCAGGAGAG CTATGAACTGTCGAAGCAGCTGGAGCCTCCTGCTGACGTTTGTTCACCAACTTCCCGGGGCCATTGTACGCTCACTCAGAAATTCTCCTT TCTCCTGTCGGTGCGCGGCGCATCCAAGAAAGTCCCTGCTGACCAGATCAGCGTTGCGTCATCTGGATCCAGCGGCTCAGACATGGAGGATCTCTCCTCTCCAAGCTCAGCCTGCTCCTTAGGGCTGCAG TCCTTTCACAGCTCATACAGCAACGTTTCTGAGGTGTTATCCTCCTCCACGTCCTCCTTGCTCTGCTCCACGCCGGCTTCCTCTATAGACTCTCCTACGTCCTCTGTCTCGACCTCTGACAGCCTGACGGAGCTCTGCCCTGCTGCCGCATCCTGCAGCGGCGCTCGGGTGTCCCCTCCCCCAAAACGCTCCGTGTCCATGACCTCCCTACCGGCATACAACCGCCAGATGGACGACTCCTGCATAGTCAGGGTGAGCGTGGACCTGGGCCACAACGACGGCAACATGTACAAAAGCATCCTG TTAACCAGCCAGGATAAAACGGCACATGTGATTCAGAGGGCTCTGGAGAAGCATCATCTTGAGCACTTGAACTTGCAGGACTTCACCCTGATGCAGGTCATCTCGCAGCAGAGAG AGTTGCTCATTCCAGACAAGGCAAATGTCTTCTATGCAATGTCCACGATGGCAAACTTTGACTTTGTCTTGCGGAAGACTTCCCAAGGCCAGAAGAAACCGCTGAGAGCTACTTCCAGTCTGGGACAAGACACAAAGTAG